A DNA window from Aquipuribacter hungaricus contains the following coding sequences:
- a CDS encoding helix-turn-helix domain-containing protein — protein MSDEGRTSSVPPDEPTGPVAGAVTGAVTGARHTISDLGGFLREQRQQARMSLRQLAAAAGVSNPYLSQVERGLRRPSAEVLQQIAKGLRISAEALYVRAGLLDGTEGSDVPVAVAADPYLSERQKRVLLDVYASFVSAGPDAAPDAAPPHAPDPGGTA, from the coding sequence GTGAGCGACGAGGGCAGGACCAGCAGCGTCCCGCCCGACGAGCCCACCGGACCCGTCGCCGGCGCGGTCACCGGCGCGGTCACCGGCGCCCGGCACACCATCAGCGACCTCGGCGGATTCCTGCGCGAGCAGCGCCAGCAGGCCCGGATGTCGCTGCGCCAGCTGGCGGCCGCCGCGGGCGTGAGCAACCCGTACCTCAGCCAGGTCGAGCGCGGCCTGCGCCGGCCGTCCGCCGAGGTCCTCCAGCAGATCGCCAAGGGTCTGCGGATCTCGGCCGAGGCGCTGTACGTCCGTGCCGGGCTCCTCGACGGCACCGAGGGCAGCGACGTCCCGGTGGCCGTCGCCGCCGACCCCTACCTCAGCGAGCGGCAGAAGCGCGTGCTGCTCGACGTCTACGCCAGCTTCGTCAGCGCCGGCCCCGACGCCGCGCCCGACGCGGCTCCCCCTCACGCACCCGACCCAGGAGGCACCGCATGA